TTCCACAACGAGATTAAATTAACTAGATGTATATAAAAAAATGTCGAAGTAATAATAGTATGATTGGACAAATGACTAACCGTAGGAAATAAGATTTAGAAAGGAGTAAAGAGTTTCAAATAACTTTAAATCTAAGAATCAAATGAATGATATAGAAATAAGGTTTTTACACCACTTCTGCCGATTTTGATACACATCACCTTACGGTCTCCAAATATTCAATCACTCAGCACTCAACTAACCCTGTTCCTCTAATTTCAGTTTTAACCAAATAGTGAGTTGTCACTCAGTCTTATACAATCAATTTTAGTTAGAGCCAAGTACACGAATTTTCGCTTGATATTTGTCTCATTATTCATCCTGATAAAGAAAATAGGTCCATCATTCAAAATCTATACATAGttcatatttttttctcttctctcAAAACCAGTacttttttaaaagaaagaaagtATACCAATACTTCatgtattatttgttttcttaaagTAAATCATGTTTAAATCAGTAATATATTTCGTTCTACTTAGTAGTATATTATATGACAGCTATATTCCTTTTTCATGCATATACATGTTCTTTTCGCACTATTCACGTTCGATTATTGCTTTTTTTAACAAGATATTTAATATACCTTTAGTAAGTAATGCAATCGATTGTTTTTCTTCAGTCAGATGCATAATGATGCTTACACTTGATACGTTTACGTATATGTAGaaaaaaatctatttttttcCTTTTGGTAAAGCACTCCTACATATTTGTGTTAAACAccttttaaatgatttacattatttaaaGAGTTTTGATGGCATTCTATAACTAAGTTGTTTCAAGTTTAAACTCATCAGTCCATTCAGCCAATTGTGTGAAACTCCAAATGTTTTCTTAATGTGAAAATAGCTAACTAATCAACGAGAAGGAACTTTCACATTTTTCGGATTCAATCTTTCGATCTTTAtctattgaaaaccagaaaacaCTGGTcatttgtttcgtcctagtctaGGAAATGTGCTTATCCACGATCACATCGAACCCGGGGCCTTCAGATCTCGCGGCGAGCGCTAAGTCTTTAAATCACTGAGCTGGTATTTAATGGTTCAGATgtataacttcaattgattctcaatatatttaaatatatatacgtATACTTAGTGCATTTAACTTGTTCTCATTCTACCTGGATATATAGAATTACCCTAATAGTGTCACTCATATTTTAGCTATTCCAGAATTCTCATCGTTTATTAAACCAATTTAAGATTCAAAGGTGTTTTATTTTTGCTCCTAAAATACGTTTGGTTTCAAACACAATACTTGCTTATTACATTTACCTTTGATCGATTTCACTGTGAAGTTTAAAGaggaaaatgatgaataacttTCGAGAAAGGAGAATATTCCATTCCATTTTATTGCGTCGACTGAATGATCTAGGAAATCTTTTGTGCACCACCTACTGTTTGTTGCTAACTCACTTTGTAGTTATTTCATTGTTGTGATGGTAGCTTTGAAGTTATGAGGTATCATTGTTTGGAATTATACTTTCGAAAATGAAACGAACAGTCTAGTTGAGCCACTGTTGGCTATAAAAGTTGCATTAGTTAACGAAGCCTACCACCAAGTACTGATTTATGTAATtcatcctatatatatatatagaatacgCCTTACTACCGTCTTATCAGGATCACACTTAGTCTATGTTCTAGGCCTAGTTTTTATCACCAAATCCAAAAGAAACTTAGTTTTTTTCTTAATGATATTACTTGGTTGTCAAAACTTAGTACAAAACATAACCTAGTTTGGATATGTATCCTAATGGttgaatgcgaagtgaatggTTTAATTACCAAGTTATCACCACCTAACTGTTTTTAAAACGTGGATACCCTCTTTTAAAATCCCCAGCCCAGCAATCACCCACTGTCTTCTCATTATTCCCAACCATAGTTTTATGtagtttaatattaaaattcTGATCAGACGAAGTTTCctttgattttaatcaaactatttTATATGTTCATGTACTTAAGCAGAGTATATTTCAAAAAGTTATTGGTTAATTTGATTGTATAAACTATTTCACATAATGACCAATGTAACTTTTTTAATGATGTAGTTACAATGACGAAATTGTATAACTCGATAGTTCAGTGATACTCGGTTTACATTCAGATTGAATAGGGTTGGTCACCACACTTGATTGTAGTTGTATTCTCCATAAATTCACAAGTACAATATTACGCAGATTTTCGGTTCAACCAATTAGCTCTTAACAATTCATATAAATCATGTGTTTCTGTGGTTGTATACAGATCACTTTGAGATGGGCTGGTAGCTTAGTGATTAAAGGGTTCAATTTACATTCTATAAGTTACTCGTTCGAACTACTCCTTACGTGTTATGGTTTGGACAACCAAACAATATCACCAGTACTCACACTCGAAACCGAGTACACTGCTAGGTACCCAgctaatgaattaaataaatacatttgtttgaaatatttCTGTACATTAGATTTAAATTCATCTCTTATCTATAAAATTTCCAGTATTAATAATattgtctttaaaaaaaatttatgacAGGGAGTTGAATACTAACGCTCTTCATAAAGGATCAAATGATTCACATCATTCACTTCCTAACAATGATCAACTGGGAAGAGGACCACTGATATTTAAACGTACAACTAACAACAACACTTCATCAAATATTGTTAACAATGTTCAGATGTTCAGTCAAGTATTACGTCCAGTTCAAAGTTCCACATTAACAACACGTATGTCAAATTCCTATCGTGGTTTAAAAATTAGCGATCTCCCACCTCCAAGTAAATTATCTGACGCTCATTTAAGACAAAGTTTATTTACTGAATTTCGACGATGTGGTCGTATCCAATCAGTGGTTCTACCTCCAACAAATAATGGTTCAACAAATACAACTAGGTTAGCAATTGTAACATTTCGACGTGCAGAAGAGGCCGAATGTGCTTATCAAGCAATTCAAGGTGGTGCTAAAATTCTATTCTCTACTCCTGTTTCAGTTGAATTACATCCAGGGTCAAATGGTAAGTGTTGTGTTGGCTTTTTCTTTACAGTTTCTTGTCTTTTTTTCTGTAATATGGATCAATGTAGCTTACAATAATTTACCGAAGCTGATCGTTTTTTAAAATTCTGATAATGACTTCGCCTTGGTGTGTTGATGTAATGTAGGGACTTGAATCTTTGCCTTTATGTACCTGATTTCATGTCTCGTAATCAACTAGATGTTTATCATTTTAGTTGAATGAAAGTGTTATTTTCTCCTGTATATTTGTCCGAAATGATGAGTTTTAACCATGAAGATTTCATTGAGGTCAAGAACCGATCAATATTagggaccaccattgaaaacttggaagaactggatggccgtttcatcctactgtggaactcctcagtagtacgcatccacaaccccgctcacaggattcgaacccagggccttctgTTTCGCATGCGAACGCCTAagctactagaccactgagccggcatccaatggtgtcaatgtctaacctcaaccaatccacgaagatgcgcgaccatcttccattgtactgcgatagacacctgtttctacccgacacggattagctccactggtcacggcttctcaccagaactccgaaaattttctcacgaagctagtcactagtgagcacatggtaattatcattataggggttgtggagattgttaagttttgattgagatcatgaaccgattgatgatccaggttttcaattgtggtctaacatcaatcggttcatgatctcaatcaaaaacttaacaatctccacaacccctaaactgatagtGTTGTAACGGGTCAccgtagacttaacacgataattattggtatatttttccgactatcctaacagaTAGATACTTTATGTGTTGGATTCATTTCAAGgtaaaatgataaaattttcttttaccCATTGCATTTTAGTCAATGATGAACTTTCTCTAAAACGTTCTTCAACTTCAAGTACATTGATTGGAAACACTACTAAGCcgagtagtaataatagtagtggtagtagtaatagtaataatagtgacGCATTGATGAATTCACTGTCTACttctactaccactactactacaatACAATCTGGACTAAATAAAACTGTTAACTCTCATTCAACTGATGATCATTTATCAAATAACAGTCAAACAATAACAACAGTAAATAAATCACCAACACGAACACTGCATGTTGCTGGTCTTACTGTTGGACCTACTGGACCTGTTACATCTGAACAACTGACGACGGCGTTTCGTAAATTTGGTGATATCATAGTGAGTTTCTGATagtttatatgcatatattgtAAAATTTTAAGTGTTGTTTTTTTGGTATCGGTATTAATTTACTAATCCAAACAATCATTAGAGAGAGAGAATAGAGAACAGTATATTTATGCTTGTGTTATCAGTTGTCTAAAAGAATATCAACGTTCGTACACTGAAAAGAGTCAGCTGTAAACGCTCACTTCTATTAATGTTTTAAAACAAAGTTGATTAGAAATTATGACCGATAGTAAATATCCCATTAGATGTTGGCGTCCCCAGGTTGTTCCCGTAAAATTCCTCAACTGTGTTCTTCACCACAAAATTTTTTCAATctcatattgtttatttttagggtcgtttaaagatccccatcataataaaagactaatatttgaatgcAGAATATTCTCcgtaaattctcttcaggttctacaattatatatccgaattaataatccgaaaaatggccaggttaagggcaaagtacatcgtttgaAGCATATGAGTTTAGgattttcaaacaaaatagaataaaattgttaatgttcatatgactcatatagaatatTAACTTGAATCTACATTCTTATTCATCCCTCCTTATTACGTCCTACTAATTTTTTCACACAATGTAGTCTTCCATTAAACATTTgaccgaattgtaattgcactattatttctctcaccctatctgacCTATATTTTTAGAATGTTCAACTTAAACCCAGTTCTAGTTCAGCTCTTATTCAATTCGCTGAAATGCGTGGTCCCATTCGCGCAATGAATGCTCATGCTCGTGAACCGCTTCGTTTAGGTGGTCGACCACTCTCACTTGCTTATACACCAAGTACACCGACAACTAGTTTATGGATATCAGACCTACCACCTTCATTGGCTAATTTGACAGATGAAGAATTATTACATACGTTATCACAAATTGCTCCCGTTCAAGAAGTAAGTATTATTAATTTTCCCCATGTATATATAGGGAGAGTTACAGCTAAGTAACCCACTAGTAttgtaaattatagtttcaataTGAATTTGATCGCAATTACCGAAATAGGGAAATCATGTAATTGTTTGACTATTTATTAGTGTAGTCTTTTTTTCGCGGGAATTCTAAATTTCATATATTTCACACAAAAATTTCTAAAACAAACCCATCTAATTTCACTGCTATGTTGCATGTATGTATGCGTATTTGTTTTCACCATGATTGTTTATGCTAAACTGTGCTATTTGCTTGTCTGTACTATGTACTTCGACAATTATGTTGATTACATAGTGACGATGATGTTGGTTCccttgtatattattattatcatcatcagatTAACGTCAAATTTGATGCATTTGTATACAATCAGAAGTTTTACATGgaaaaattagtttttttcaACCATCATATTATGACCTTTTGTATCCACAGTAAAAACACGTTTACACTTGTAGTATGTAGACACTTGACATTGTTGTCTATAAATCTATCTTCACTACTACCTAAAATTGTATTTATCCCCTTACCCGTTTTTTTAAACTGTTTGTAGTTTACTACACCCACTCACATTCTTTCGcgtttattatttcttatgCGTACACATCAGATATGGTGTGTGTACGAAGTTAATTTCACTTGGTTTAAGTTATTGATGCGATTGAAGTTTGATTTTTCAGACcagttttgttttttgtttttacaaatCAGATTTTTAATTGTATGTATCATACATTTTTATATAAAGGAATTACTTTTCTATTCAGTTCACCGGTGTACACTTTTTGTATTATGTTTGATTGTGATCTGTAGACTGTCACAAGTATACTAAGATAATGTTCTGTTCGTATAGACACTACAATTTGCGTGTTACAGGAGACGTTTATAATTTCTTACGAATATGAAAACTGTCCAAAATAACGTATAATGTTTTCccctttaaaaaaatcaaattccAAAGTTATTTCGTAGTTAACATCACGGAATAATCCTAGTTAAATAACCGTTGAAAACCAAGATGTACTGGGAAACTGTCTCTTGCTAGTATTGGCTCCTGAGCAGTGTGTATTCATGAACAAGCCACCAGAcattgaacccagaaccttcggtcttacgcacgagcacttaacctctagaccattgagtcggtaTCCAGTGTTGGCAGGATTGTGGAGTTTCATAccactgtccagtgcttccggattTTCGGTGGCTGCTTAACTAAGACCATTCGTTTATGTTAAGTATGAAATTGAATAAATCTCTATTTTCCCGCCCCTACagtaattttaaagttattccCAAGTTTATTATCTTCTGATCATTTGCAACCTTTCGTGTTCTTTACTAACTAATCGTAATGATTAAAATTCTTTTATATCCTTTCACTCCTTGGATTCTTTCAGAATTTTAATAGTGAAAAGTGTATTAATTTAGAAATTGTCTAAAACGTCCATGTTTCAAGTATGACTGTTTAGAGTGACATTCAACTCCGAGTTATTTAGTCTCTACATCAAGACTCATATATACTCAGATTTTTTTCTTATCCATCACTATAACTCTAACTCTCACTTGTTTTTTGCATAGAAAGTTGACAAAATGTTAGGATGTTATTAAACTTGTACAGATTATTCTAGTCGGTATATATTTTTCGCCTTGTTTATCATTGATTGATACATGCTCATTTGTACCAGTTCATACGTTTCATGAAGCAATTGATTCGTTTCCCACCTACATTTCTAACACACAGAGGGCGAAGGAAAATGCACGGTTTTTGTTTAGAGGATAAACATCGAAAGTGAAGCCTACTACTTTGACAGCTGTTTATTGCCTTGTTTCTTAAAAAAAGCTTTATAGATGAAAAGTAACAAACACGTAgtgttagtcagtcagtcagctacaatgtaggaccaggcacatacatgcatcggtccaagttgccatacctcattaacacaaccaagtggacaccgaattcataaaagtagttaattcagaggtggtaatatataaaagaaagatggcAGATAAGGCTaaagtacaggaagaaagaattagttcgtagaaacaaagatatgaagcgattttaatctcttagtttaagggaaaacagagattgtatacactgacgccattgtgatcgattctgagccatgtcacccagtctccaaccattggttacgatagtcacttagactccaaccaagtagtctgcatctaccaacatggctcagactagaagttagtgtcttcaagcactgatgccacgttttggtttggccacccctaactttcttccaaccatcccgaacaccggttagcatttcacgtcgtggtaatcggtgttcgggcatacgtaacacgtggcccaaccatctcagtcgatgaagattcacaacctcatcagcttttcgaatccgtgctgagatttcgtcagtcATCAACCCATTagagctgatcagacttccaagataagtgaagttgtcaacgcgttctactacttcactccctatccttagttcaggtgttgacgcagaccagtcctgaagcaacaacttgcatttagaggttTAAACAATAAACCACATCTTCACTGTAAACCATGTGTAACTGCTAACATTGTTTGAACTATCCCCCCCCACCAACTTTTTCATTGATAATGAAGTTAACAGGATCTTATGTGTTGTTTCATTGCCTAAAAAAGGTTTGTAAAATGGTATAGTACCAGTACTATTTTTTTCTACTCCAAACATTATTTGCCACTCCCTATACTAATctctatattttatttaaactaattcaTCGATTAAAACAGTAAACATTTCCTTATCCTTTTAATTGCCCAACATATCATATCATAATAATATAACTTCCTGTCTCTATATTGATGTACATAAAActagaataatgataattacattattattacctGCATACTTTTATTTGTCTAGTTCATAATGTCCCCTTTCATCAATAATGTCTGATCATCTTACTCTCTCATCATCCACTACACACCATAAATTCCATCTCAGTACTTAACTCTCTATCTATTTAGACTGCTATTCTGTGTATACTATATCTCTGATCTTTTTATCTTGTACTGGTGAAAAAACAATTAAAGAAGAGGGAAAATCAAAAATAACCTATTCCCAAATCTTTTAAAACATGTTTGTGTGTATCTGTCTGGAAAAAATACACGTTTTTCTAGTTTGTTTCGTCCCCACCAGAGTTTTATTGTAagctttgttttattttcatctaTGTCTGACATGACCTAAGAAACAATGGCATTGTCTTTGCCGTCACTATTATCATCATCGCCTTTCAGTAATTGAAATGATCCCAGAGATTGTTTTCATAATTCCAAACGGAGCTATAGACATCATTATCAACGATTcgatttaataatttcaaatagaCTGAACATTTGAATTTCTACAAACACTATTTGAATAATGAGCAATAGGATTTCACAACCGTCAACACAGAAAACAGACTCGTTGTTGTACAAATAATGGACATTGAAAAATCATCTTTGAAATTTTATCACTTACTCCTTAGAATATTAGCACCTACCTGACTGGTATATAACACAGTCCAACAATAAAAGCAGTTTCCTTTACAAGTTTATTCTGAAGATTATCAGCCACATGAAACAGATTACTATTCCAAACTATTATGTCATTTGATGAATTAGTGTTAGTTGTTAAACAGATAAATTTTATTCAGATTTTCACAATATTTTAtccagtgtgtgtgtgtgtcgaCTAAATCACTCTTACGCAATAAATCGCTTCTCATTATACTAGTTAGTTACTTTGATGCTTCTATTCTCTAAGTTTACTAAACTTATAACCACTGTTTACCTCATAACAATTGACATCCTGTTTGTATTGCATATACATATCCTGATATTCAAATGTCTTTGAAGGTGTTTTTTATTCTATTGGAAGTAAATAAAGTACttttaatgaataaagaaaatGTTTCCTTTGAAAGTTAGCAtacattaataattatttataataattgtaaatttattttagaTTGCACTTATCAATCGTACTGATCAAAGTACACGTAATCAATCTACTCCGTTGATTTCTACATCTCCACCTCATTGTGCAGCttatataaaattaaattcaACTGAACATGCAATTCGTCTATTAACTGAATTACGCTGTTCCAAACGTTATTCATCTCCTACACCACCGATCACTACTACAGCTTCATCAACAACAGGAATTACAATAACTGGTCAGAATGTAAAAACTTCAACACGACGTCCTATAGCAGTTGATTTTGCTAGTCCTAGACAATCAAGTATTGTCACTAATCTACAGTTAAATGCGTCaaggtatgtatgtatatataagcATTTGGTTTAGTTACTTCTTTTTTTAGGAAAAAAAGTGAATGTATTAAAACATTCTTCTTGAACAGTTTTCATGCTATTTACTCTCACTTACATTGTTTGCTAACAATATCATATCTATCATTCAGATTGTTTTTTTCTCCGGACTATAGTTAACTTGAGTTGGTGTTTCACAACTATCCTCAAGATTAGACATTTGCACAGATCCAATTTTCAAGGGTATAGTCTTCAAATGTTTCCATCATGGACAAAAGGTATATTAACGATTGGAAAAAAGAGTTAGATAACGTATTAAACACTAAATGATTGTTGAGTAATAGCTTATGTCTTATTTGTGCTATATAGAGATTTTACAGTAGTTATTAGTAATTGACTCCTAGTCTGAGTGTTTCAACATCACCTACGCTGTGTTTTGATATTGCAGAGTAAAATCGCAAATCACCTATAACATTCAAGTATTTCTAGTTAACAGttataatgaaaaagaaaacagttaAACAGAATCTGGTCTTAAATGACCAATAGTGAACTGTTTCGCCCATCATTATTTCTTGTGTGCCTCTCTAAAATGCGTATTTCATAGTGTTAACAAATGTTAAATAAGAAGTTGATTTCCCCTGTTTGCTTCTTTAAACTGTATGTTCTCATTAGTTCATTATTTTAGGACTTAACCTTCCAAAAGTAACAACTTTAATCttgcttatttttattttatttttacctaTTCAAGATCATCTTTAAATTCTCATCGTGTTCGGATTATTTCATCATCCAACATTGTGGATCGATGGGATTCATCAAATAAAACCAGTAATTTTCAACCACCTACCGCTTCTACAGCAATCACGACATTGACTTCGAAATCGACTGATTGCAATAGTCTTAATTCTTCTCCCGGTTCCGTATACCCTCTCACTGTTCACTCAGCATTGAATACTAACACTAAGACTTCATATCGAACGTCAACGCAAACATTAACACATCACACCTCTGAACTAGCctctaatcataataatcaaaaAACCAATTTGCTTAGTCATCCTTTGACAGATGTCAATAAAGAAGTTAACGAGGTGAAGAATGGTAGTAATTTGTTTATAGAAAAACAGTCTGAAATAATTTCAAGGGAATGTTCCAATCGAAAGTCATCACGTTTAAAATTTACTAATCAATCGAATCAATTATCAGATCGTACTTATCACCATCGGTTAAAACGATCACATGATAGTAGCCCGAGTAGCTTTAGTaccagtagcagtagtagtagtagcagtacaAGTGTGAGTAGTGATAGTACtagcagtagtagtattagtagtacaTCAATATCATCCTCAGGAAGCTCTATAAGTGCTTCATCTGGAACATCTTCTAAATGTACTGGTTCATCAAGTCGTCTTACCAAGGCTCCGTCTATAAAAAGTAACCATAAATCAAAGTCCATCGATGCACATGACAACAAACGTTCAGCTAAACTATCGGAACGCAGTTCATCCTCAAATTGCAGTCAATTAAAAGTTCATAAATCTCTAAGTACTGGAAAACTCAAAGAAAATAAGTCCTGTAGAAAAACTGATTCGTCACACTCGTCAAACACACAAAGTTCAAAGTCTGCTGATTCATATTCATCGTGGCTAGCAGATACACCATCTGATTCGTCTTTTGTTCAACAACCTCTAAGAGTTATGACAGTCAATTCATCTGTTTTATCACCTATTCGTAGTTCGGCCGCTAGTAGCGGTGGCCTCTCTAGTCCTGGAGGATCTTCCTCTTCCATCATAGGAAATAATAATATCCGACGAACGCCGAATAATGGGTGTGAAACTCTACCTAACGGTTGTCAGTCCGAATTTATTGGTCCAGTACCTAATCATCATTCGTCTTTGAGATTATCGGCATCCGCACAACCACTCACTCATACGCCTACAGTTTTAACTATGAGCGAGTTTAGAGTTAGTCCAACTCCAACAGCTTGCTCTGTCAGTGCCAGCAGTGGAGTAAGCAGTGGTGGTCCTAGTTTCAGCAGTACAAATAGTAGTGGAGGAGGCAGCACTGGTAGTAGCCCATTAACAAGCAATAATTCAACAACGAATCACTTTCAATCTGTAGTCGTCTCCAAATCTAACTCCAATAGCCAAATTAAAGTTACTTCGTCATCTCCTTCATTGAAACGCAATGTTTCACAATCCAACGGTAATGATAATTCTCACTGTGGGAATACAAATAAATCGCGAACATTCAGTGACTCTCCTTCAAGCTTAAAACTTCATTTATCTTCTAACCCTGCATTGGCTTCATCCTCCCCAGGTTCAAATAGTCCCTCATGTACTTCATCTACAACACCGTTAACGGTTTCAATAAAACTTACTGGTATTAATCGATCGTCGCAGCCTAGTAATTTAA
The genomic region above belongs to Schistosoma haematobium chromosome 2, whole genome shotgun sequence and contains:
- a CDS encoding hypothetical protein (EggNog:ENOG410WJNN~COG:S); translated protein: MRHAIVTFVDIKSAAAVINTENKINDSLLKMEYCSSADTTIGIINHKNINSHRNNTEITNQLPTFNNNNNTSNHNNSDRKTEKELNTNALHKGSNDSHHSLPNNDQLGRGPLIFKRTTNNNTSSNIVNNVQMFSQVLRPVQSSTLTTRMSNSYRGLKISDLPPPSKLSDAHLRQSLFTEFRRCGRIQSVVLPPTNNGSTNTTRLAIVTFRRAEEAECAYQAIQGGAKILFSTPVSVELHPGSNGKCCVGFFFTVSCLFFCNMDQCSLQ